Proteins encoded within one genomic window of bacterium:
- a CDS encoding DUF58 domain-containing protein codes for MADQPELSRRIRRLEIKTTRLVSNIFGGEYHSVFKGRGIDFDEVREYQEGDDVRLIDWNVTARMDRLFVKKFVEERELTIMLAVDLSASLSFGSKGRLKRELATEFAAAIALSAMQNHDRVGLFLFSDGPERFVPPRRGRAHVLRMIRDMLVYRPEGRRTRYAESLAYFQKVLTGRAIVFVVSDFIDLDMEGPLKGLLAKHDVIAVTLVDPRELELPDVGLMEVADPETGETMLVDTGSARLRADYARRAKDLADNRSALFRSLGIDELVLRTDQTYVKPLAEFFERRAKRQVRRRRVAL; via the coding sequence ATGGCCGATCAGCCCGAGCTTTCCCGCCGGATCCGCCGCCTGGAGATCAAGACCACCCGCCTGGTCTCGAATATCTTCGGCGGCGAGTACCACTCGGTCTTCAAGGGCCGCGGCATCGACTTCGACGAGGTGCGCGAGTACCAGGAGGGCGATGACGTCCGGCTCATCGACTGGAACGTCACGGCCCGGATGGACCGCCTCTTCGTCAAGAAGTTCGTCGAAGAGCGCGAGCTGACCATCATGCTCGCGGTGGACCTGTCGGCCTCGCTATCCTTCGGCTCCAAGGGGCGCCTCAAGCGAGAGCTCGCCACCGAGTTCGCCGCAGCCATCGCCCTGTCGGCCATGCAGAACCATGACCGGGTGGGCCTTTTCCTGTTCAGCGACGGGCCCGAGCGCTTCGTGCCGCCCCGGCGGGGCCGGGCGCACGTTCTGCGGATGATCCGGGACATGCTGGTCTACCGTCCCGAGGGGCGCCGGACCCGCTACGCCGAGAGCCTCGCCTACTTCCAGAAGGTCCTGACCGGCCGGGCCATCGTGTTCGTGGTCTCGGACTTCATCGACCTGGATATGGAAGGGCCGCTCAAGGGCCTCTTGGCCAAGCACGACGTCATCGCCGTGACCCTGGTGGACCCCCGCGAGCTGGAGCTGCCGGACGTGGGCCTGATGGAGGTCGCCGACCCCGAGACGGGAGAGACCATGCTGGTGGACACGGGCAGCGCGCGCCTGCGCGCCGATTACGCCCGTCGGGCCAAGGACCTCGCGGACAACCGCTCGGCCCTGTTCCGCTCGCTCGGCATCGATGAGCTGGTGCTCAGGACCGATCAGACCTATGTGAAGCCCCTGGCTGAGTTCTTCGAGCGCCGTGCCAAGCGCCAGGTCCGGCGTCGGAGGGTGGCCCTGTGA
- a CDS encoding FliI/YscN family ATPase: MAIELPPQRDFGFEAYNFALKDTAPIRARGQVVQLVGLVIEAVLQGVRYGELCYIYSIDKSRIFPAEVQGFKARRVMLMPLVEIEGLGAGCEVVATGRMVSVKVGPGLLGRVLDGLGNPIDGKGPIIAETAYPLMNPPPNSMTRKRIDTVMPTGVRVIDGFLTLGEGQRIGLFAGSGVGKSTLLGQIARNCQADISVLCLVGERGREVREFMEESLGEEGLKRSVVVVATSDTSSLMRFKAPLVASSISEYFRDQNLRVFLMMDSMTRFAMAMREIGLAIGEPPAQKGYTPSVFALIPKLLERAGTSDKGSITAIYTVLVDGGDMDEPIADCVRGVLDGHVVMLRSIASQGIFPAIDVLQSVSRLINFLATKEHYKAQMKVRQIMADYREVQDLLNMGAYVRGTNPNFDKAISLWDQIKSFLKQGIHENDPYEETVKTILMLGSDTSAASMFS, from the coding sequence ATGGCGATCGAGCTACCGCCGCAGCGCGACTTCGGCTTCGAGGCCTACAACTTCGCCCTCAAGGACACGGCGCCCATCCGGGCCCGCGGCCAGGTGGTCCAGCTCGTGGGGCTGGTCATCGAGGCGGTCTTGCAGGGCGTGCGCTACGGCGAGCTGTGCTACATCTACTCGATCGACAAGTCCCGGATCTTCCCGGCCGAGGTGCAGGGCTTCAAGGCCCGCCGCGTGATGCTGATGCCCCTGGTCGAGATCGAGGGCCTGGGTGCTGGCTGTGAAGTGGTCGCCACCGGCCGGATGGTGTCGGTCAAGGTGGGCCCGGGCCTTCTGGGTCGGGTCCTCGACGGGCTCGGCAACCCCATCGACGGCAAGGGCCCGATCATCGCCGAGACGGCCTATCCCCTCATGAACCCGCCGCCCAACTCCATGACCCGCAAGCGCATCGACACGGTCATGCCGACCGGGGTGCGGGTGATCGATGGCTTCTTGACCCTCGGTGAGGGGCAGCGCATCGGCCTCTTCGCGGGCTCGGGGGTCGGTAAGTCCACCCTGCTCGGTCAGATCGCCCGGAACTGTCAGGCAGACATCTCGGTCCTGTGCCTGGTGGGAGAGCGCGGCCGCGAGGTGCGCGAGTTCATGGAAGAGTCGCTCGGCGAAGAGGGCCTCAAGCGTTCGGTGGTCGTGGTCGCCACCTCGGACACCAGCTCGCTGATGCGCTTCAAGGCCCCTCTGGTCGCCTCCAGCATCTCCGAGTACTTCCGCGACCAGAACCTGCGGGTCTTCTTGATGATGGACTCCATGACCCGCTTTGCCATGGCCATGCGCGAGATCGGTCTGGCCATCGGCGAGCCACCCGCCCAGAAGGGGTACACCCCCTCGGTCTTCGCCCTGATCCCGAAGCTGCTCGAACGTGCGGGCACCTCGGACAAGGGCTCCATCACCGCGATCTACACGGTGCTGGTGGACGGCGGCGACATGGACGAGCCCATCGCGGACTGCGTCCGAGGCGTTCTGGACGGCCACGTGGTCATGCTGCGATCGATCGCCTCCCAGGGTATCTTCCCGGCCATCGACGTGCTGCAGAGCGTCAGCCGTCTGATCAACTTCCTGGCGACCAAGGAGCACTACAAGGCCCAGATGAAGGTCCGCCAGATCATGGCCGACTACCGCGAGGTGCAGGACCTCTTGAACATGGGCGCTTACGTCCGCGGCACCAACCCCAACTTCGACAAGGCCATCTCGCTCTGGGACCAGATCAAGAGCTTCCTCAAGCAGGGCATCCACGAGAACGACCCCTACGAGGAGACGGTCAAGACCATCCTCATGCTGGGATCGGACACCTCGGCCGCCAGCATGTTCTCGTAG
- a CDS encoding SPFH/Band 7/PHB domain protein: MGFLFFLLIVATAAVVIVAKSVKIVQQSETMVIERLGSYNRTLESGINIIWPVIDTPRAVDWRYVEEQGGGKTLVRQRRINRIDLRETVYDFPKQNVITKDNVGTEISALLYFQITDPVKAVYEIANLPDAMEKLAQTSLRNIIGEMDLDETLTSRDTINSKLRVILDQATHKWGVKVNRVELQDINPPKDIRAAMEKQMRAERDRRAAILEAEGMKQARILESEGYKEAEINRAEGEMRARLLAAEGEAGARSMVAQAESEAIMKVTGAIAASNGDPASYLIAVRYLETLKEMVSGKENKVVYMPYEATGVLGSLGGIKELLGGISGPTSGK; the protein is encoded by the coding sequence ATGGGATTCCTCTTTTTCCTGTTGATCGTCGCGACGGCCGCCGTGGTCATCGTCGCCAAGAGCGTCAAGATCGTGCAGCAGTCGGAGACGATGGTGATCGAGCGCCTCGGCTCCTACAACCGGACCCTCGAATCGGGCATCAACATCATCTGGCCGGTCATCGACACGCCGCGCGCCGTGGACTGGCGCTACGTCGAAGAGCAGGGTGGTGGCAAGACCTTGGTCCGGCAGCGGCGCATCAACCGGATCGACCTGCGTGAGACGGTCTACGACTTCCCCAAGCAGAACGTCATCACCAAGGACAACGTCGGCACCGAGATCAGCGCCCTGCTCTACTTCCAGATCACCGACCCGGTGAAGGCCGTCTACGAGATCGCGAACCTCCCGGACGCCATGGAGAAGCTCGCCCAGACCTCGCTGCGCAACATCATCGGCGAGATGGACCTGGACGAGACCCTCACCTCGCGCGACACCATCAACTCCAAGCTGCGCGTCATCCTGGACCAGGCGACCCACAAGTGGGGCGTCAAGGTGAACCGCGTGGAGCTGCAGGACATCAACCCGCCCAAGGACATCCGCGCCGCCATGGAGAAGCAGATGCGCGCCGAGCGCGATCGCCGCGCCGCCATCCTCGAGGCCGAGGGCATGAAGCAGGCGCGCATCCTCGAGTCCGAGGGCTACAAGGAGGCCGAGATCAACCGGGCCGAGGGCGAGATGCGCGCGCGACTGCTCGCCGCGGAGGGCGAGGCCGGTGCGCGCTCCATGGTCGCCCAGGCCGAGTCGGAGGCCATCATGAAGGTTACCGGCGCGATCGCCGCGAGCAACGGTGACCCCGCGAGCTACCTGATCGCCGTGCGCTACCTGGAGACCCTCAAGGAGATGGTCTCGGGCAAGGAGAACAAGGTCGTCTACATGCCCTACGAGGCCACGGGCGTCCTGGGCTCGCTGGGCGGCATCAAGGAGCTGCTCGGCGGCATCTCGGGCCCCACGAGCGGGAAGTAG
- a CDS encoding NfeD family protein, with translation MTAWQLWAIGGLVLLIGEVFTPGFVLACFALGCGAAALLAALKAGAAVQTIAFAAVSFASLFLIRPLFSRVFPEGKAVKTNTDALIGKTGIVSQAPLDALGTWRAMVDGEDWSVVSLAESELAEGQKVKVIKVDGSRLIVETY, from the coding sequence GTGACAGCCTGGCAACTATGGGCCATCGGGGGCCTGGTCTTGCTGATCGGAGAGGTCTTCACGCCGGGGTTCGTCCTGGCGTGCTTCGCCCTGGGGTGCGGCGCCGCCGCCCTCCTGGCGGCCTTGAAGGCAGGAGCGGCCGTGCAGACGATCGCTTTCGCGGCGGTCTCTTTCGCCTCCCTGTTCCTGATCCGCCCGCTCTTCTCGCGGGTTTTCCCAGAAGGCAAGGCGGTCAAGACCAACACAGACGCCCTGATCGGCAAGACGGGGATCGTCTCGCAGGCCCCCCTGGACGCGCTCGGGACCTGGCGCGCGATGGTCGACGGCGAAGACTGGTCGGTCGTTTCGCTCGCGGAAAGCGAACTCGCGGAAGGCCAGAAGGTCAAGGTGATCAAGGTCGATGGCTCACGTCTGATCGTGGAAACGTATTGA
- a CDS encoding carbohydrate binding domain-containing protein, producing MRRLALIQWILLLGLLLAACRPPALTAPDATPTVARAERALFDGTVVEPADYGTQAIASNLSAGAVVSLIDPATSQVKGTGLTDASGTFTVTALSTFTPTLGGLYLLEVTKAPSGAENGSYALRTLVQLNAGGWTSISGSRVTISTTTTAVALIYRYKSLSAANVIGKVSYDPTTKRSTASALSSAFSDEAVRQAEAQVQQALALNLDPVQAVRPAPDGGMGLGLTSASTNLLLNPGFEQGSGVMSSWGVGGTTAGIGSAVPDAGTAFERQRACKITVTGAGDTWVGQGMITGLGVGRTVVPLIAGTTYTFSVYAKGAVGGERIGLRVSGGLPQFKELGGAPNFSLTTSWQRYSYTFTAPISSPAAVVFVRAGSDPGQVSYPENLWVDAAQLEVGSSASPYAGTSPKLLYDSTTTPANGSGITYGPGRNGGTGVVLDAGINLVTNGHGQNGTAGYTAPSSSLVLTTAYGTPPNCPNTAVFQFTHSPATQFEPVYQNIAVQPYTNYTLSEWVYFPNAVTEWWLGIGTNPSAINLVVANAATATAGVWKHYVLSFNSGPNTSITVFPIDTMTANSVVAFTMVQLEQGTTAHPYVGGPSLDRFAVDPRYVPRNAGTLSYWFSPFYDASDNRWDDSNSSPRPIRMMGLSDRDDSTILFLKKVKNNLTFGIQHGTGWVSADWASPTPLWTAGSWHHVALSWGGANGMALYFDGQQVATNPYGGGIYTNGSSGQTALGNLYLSGMTGNTTYAQNATIDKLRIYDAPRSPQEIAREYLGVTGN from the coding sequence ATGCGACGCCTCGCGCTGATCCAGTGGATACTGCTGTTGGGCCTGCTGCTTGCGGCCTGCCGCCCGCCCGCGCTGACGGCCCCCGACGCCACGCCGACCGTGGCCCGCGCGGAGCGGGCCCTGTTCGACGGGACGGTGGTGGAGCCCGCCGACTATGGCACCCAGGCGATCGCCTCCAACCTCTCGGCGGGGGCCGTCGTCTCGTTGATCGACCCTGCCACCTCCCAGGTCAAGGGCACCGGCCTCACCGACGCGTCGGGCACCTTCACCGTCACGGCCCTTTCGACCTTCACCCCGACCCTGGGGGGCCTCTACCTGCTCGAGGTCACCAAGGCGCCGAGCGGAGCCGAGAACGGGAGCTATGCGCTGCGGACCCTGGTGCAGCTGAACGCGGGGGGCTGGACGAGCATCAGCGGCAGCCGGGTCACGATCAGCACCACGACGACCGCCGTCGCCCTGATCTATCGGTACAAGAGCCTCTCGGCCGCGAACGTCATCGGCAAAGTCTCCTACGATCCCACCACCAAGCGCAGCACGGCGAGCGCGCTGAGCAGCGCCTTCTCCGACGAGGCGGTCCGCCAGGCCGAGGCCCAGGTCCAGCAGGCCCTCGCCCTGAACCTGGACCCCGTGCAGGCCGTTCGCCCGGCCCCGGACGGGGGCATGGGCCTCGGCCTCACGAGCGCCTCGACCAACCTGCTGCTCAACCCCGGCTTCGAGCAGGGGAGCGGCGTCATGAGCAGCTGGGGCGTGGGTGGCACGACCGCTGGTATCGGCTCGGCGGTACCCGACGCGGGCACGGCCTTCGAGCGGCAGCGCGCCTGCAAGATCACCGTCACCGGGGCGGGAGATACCTGGGTGGGCCAGGGGATGATCACCGGACTCGGGGTCGGACGCACGGTCGTGCCGCTGATCGCCGGCACGACCTATACCTTCTCGGTCTACGCCAAGGGCGCGGTCGGCGGCGAACGCATCGGCCTGCGGGTGTCCGGCGGGCTCCCCCAGTTCAAGGAGCTGGGCGGCGCTCCGAACTTCAGCCTGACGACGAGCTGGCAACGCTACAGCTACACCTTCACCGCCCCGATCTCGTCGCCCGCGGCCGTCGTCTTCGTCCGGGCGGGCTCCGACCCCGGGCAGGTGAGCTACCCCGAGAATCTCTGGGTCGATGCCGCCCAGCTGGAAGTCGGTTCGAGCGCGAGCCCCTACGCCGGGACCTCGCCGAAGCTGCTCTACGACTCGACCACGACCCCGGCCAATGGCTCAGGCATCACCTACGGCCCCGGCCGCAACGGCGGGACGGGCGTGGTCCTGGACGCGGGGATCAACCTCGTCACGAACGGCCATGGCCAGAACGGCACGGCCGGTTACACGGCCCCCTCTTCATCGCTGGTCCTGACCACGGCCTACGGCACCCCGCCCAATTGCCCGAACACCGCCGTGTTCCAGTTCACGCACTCTCCGGCCACCCAGTTCGAGCCCGTTTACCAGAACATCGCGGTCCAACCCTACACCAACTACACGCTCAGCGAGTGGGTCTACTTCCCGAACGCCGTGACGGAATGGTGGCTAGGCATCGGCACGAACCCGAGCGCCATCAATCTCGTCGTGGCCAACGCGGCGACGGCGACCGCCGGCGTCTGGAAGCACTATGTCCTGAGCTTCAACTCGGGTCCCAACACTTCGATCACCGTGTTCCCCATCGACACGATGACGGCGAATTCCGTGGTGGCCTTCACCATGGTGCAGCTCGAGCAGGGCACGACGGCGCACCCCTACGTGGGCGGCCCAAGCCTCGATCGCTTCGCCGTCGATCCCCGCTACGTCCCGCGCAACGCCGGCACTCTCTCGTACTGGTTCTCGCCCTTCTACGACGCATCGGATAACCGCTGGGACGATAGCAACTCGTCGCCCCGACCGATCCGCATGATGGGGCTCAGCGATCGCGACGACAGCACCATCCTCTTTCTCAAGAAGGTCAAAAACAACCTGACGTTCGGCATCCAGCACGGCACGGGCTGGGTCTCGGCCGACTGGGCGTCTCCCACTCCGCTCTGGACGGCCGGGTCGTGGCACCACGTGGCCTTGAGCTGGGGGGGCGCCAACGGCATGGCGCTCTACTTCGACGGCCAACAGGTGGCAACCAACCCGTACGGCGGCGGCATCTACACCAACGGCTCCAGCGGCCAGACCGCACTGGGCAACCTCTACCTGTCGGGAATGACCGGCAACACCACCTACGCCCAGAACGCGACGATCGACAAGCTGCGCATCTACGACGCGCCGCGCAGCCCGCAGGAGATCGCACGGGAGTACCTGGGGGTCACGGGGAACTAA
- a CDS encoding ABC-F family ATP-binding cassette domain-containing protein: MITLSGVSKHFPTKTVLDEVDWHVSPGDRVGLVGPNGAGKSTLLKILLGETSPDEGRVLLRPKATLGYLSQELPGIAGRTLQAEMWTAFAALQAQADRLAELADQLTRASDATELSNLTMAQAQATEAFEAMGGYTVETQIGKVLSGLGFSESDRQRLVESFSGGWQMRVTLAKLLLLQPDLLLLDEPTNHLDLDAIEWLEDYLRDYPGTVVVISHDRRFLDRVVTRISELEQSRIDDYACNYTTYLDQKKERVAAQQVAFDRQQRELGRQQAFVEKFRASATRSTQAKSREKQLEKIERLEAPTVLDTVRFRFPPAPPSGQLVLSGSHLSKAYDGKPVISALSLKLERGQRLALVGPNGCGKSTLLRMLALQEEPDDGEASLGYNVKPAYYSQHQADQLNEDQSVLDEAYRSVDGDAWTLERTRSLLARFLFRGEDVFKPVSKLSGGERARLCLAKMLMKPANLLLLDEPTNHLDLGSKEMLADALEEFAGTVILISHDRYLLDRVATHVMAFGEAGPKLFVGNYTAYREQLRPQGASNAQVTASAAKPSAKPAPVTEAAASTSSPKKPKLNAFQRTRRIEALETEIAELEARIAELEALIADPALYEDHVRAAAVTADFDESRARHEALTEEWLELSDD, encoded by the coding sequence ATGATCACCCTTTCCGGCGTTTCCAAGCACTTCCCGACCAAGACCGTCCTGGACGAGGTCGATTGGCATGTCTCCCCCGGCGATCGCGTCGGGCTGGTCGGCCCCAACGGCGCGGGCAAGTCCACCCTGCTCAAGATCCTGCTCGGCGAGACCAGCCCCGACGAGGGGCGCGTCCTCTTGCGGCCCAAGGCGACCCTCGGCTACCTATCGCAGGAGCTGCCCGGCATCGCCGGCCGCACCCTCCAGGCCGAGATGTGGACGGCCTTCGCCGCCCTGCAGGCCCAGGCCGATCGCCTCGCCGAGCTCGCCGACCAGCTCACCCGCGCCTCGGATGCCACCGAGCTCTCGAACCTGACCATGGCGCAGGCTCAGGCCACCGAGGCCTTCGAGGCTATGGGGGGCTACACCGTCGAGACCCAGATCGGCAAGGTGCTCTCGGGGCTGGGCTTCTCGGAGAGCGATCGCCAGCGCCTGGTCGAGAGCTTCTCGGGCGGCTGGCAGATGCGCGTCACCCTCGCCAAGCTCCTCTTGCTCCAGCCCGACCTCTTGCTCTTGGACGAGCCGACCAACCACCTGGACCTGGATGCCATCGAGTGGCTCGAGGACTACCTGCGCGACTACCCGGGCACGGTGGTCGTGATCTCGCACGATAGGCGCTTCCTCGATCGGGTCGTCACCCGGATCTCCGAGCTCGAGCAGAGCCGGATCGACGACTACGCCTGCAACTACACCACTTACCTGGACCAGAAGAAGGAGCGCGTCGCCGCCCAGCAGGTGGCCTTCGACCGCCAGCAGCGCGAGCTGGGCCGCCAGCAGGCCTTCGTCGAGAAGTTCAGGGCCTCGGCCACCCGCTCGACCCAGGCCAAGAGCCGCGAGAAGCAGCTGGAGAAAATCGAGCGCCTGGAAGCACCCACCGTCCTCGACACGGTGCGCTTCCGCTTCCCGCCGGCGCCGCCGAGCGGCCAGCTGGTGCTCTCGGGCTCCCACCTCTCCAAGGCCTACGACGGCAAGCCCGTCATCTCCGCGCTGAGCCTCAAGCTGGAGCGCGGCCAGCGCCTCGCGCTGGTGGGCCCCAACGGGTGCGGCAAGTCCACCCTCCTGCGCATGCTCGCGCTTCAAGAGGAGCCGGACGACGGCGAGGCGAGCCTCGGCTACAACGTGAAGCCCGCCTACTACTCGCAGCACCAGGCCGACCAGCTCAACGAGGACCAGTCGGTCCTGGACGAGGCGTACCGCTCGGTGGACGGAGACGCCTGGACCCTGGAGCGCACCCGCAGCCTGCTTGCGCGCTTCTTGTTCCGCGGCGAAGACGTGTTCAAGCCGGTCTCGAAGCTCTCGGGCGGCGAGCGCGCACGGCTCTGCCTGGCCAAGATGCTCATGAAGCCCGCGAACTTGCTGCTCTTGGACGAGCCGACCAACCACCTGGACCTGGGCTCCAAGGAGATGCTCGCCGACGCCCTCGAAGAGTTCGCCGGCACCGTCATCCTGATCTCGCACGACCGCTACCTCTTGGACCGCGTCGCCACCCACGTCATGGCCTTCGGCGAGGCAGGCCCCAAGCTGTTCGTGGGCAACTACACCGCCTACCGCGAGCAGCTACGGCCCCAGGGCGCGAGCAACGCGCAGGTCACGGCCTCTGCCGCCAAGCCGAGCGCCAAGCCCGCCCCGGTCACGGAAGCCGCCGCGAGTACTTCGAGCCCCAAGAAGCCCAAGCTCAACGCCTTCCAGCGCACGCGCCGGATCGAGGCCCTGGAAACCGAGATCGCCGAGCTTGAAGCACGGATCGCCGAGCTCGAGGCCCTCATCGCGGACCCCGCCCTCTACGAGGACCACGTGCGGGCCGCCGCCGTGACCGCGGACTTCGACGAGAGCCGCGCGCGGCACGAAGCGTTGACCGAAGAATGGCTCGAACTCTCGGACGATTAG
- a CDS encoding transporter substrate-binding domain-containing protein, whose amino-acid sequence MSVREKKALMRAFSQRLGCLGLIAWLVLAPPAAALRIVTEDWPPLSGAHRGIPDGMVGAIVQEIQARLKDRTPVELVPWARGYQTALRLPDVMLFPTLHSPEREKHLTLIGPVASLDNVLFARRGSPLVIRSLEDAKRVKRIATQRDTSYLSTLRQLGFTNLDISSSPQTSARKLLAGRVELWSDSSLTVPHLLREIGHRPDEVERKLLVKRQDLYLAFSRGTPASTIQRWLGALRAMEQDGTLGRIRRQWAPQAIPSRKVGLVGLPPGSPMPD is encoded by the coding sequence ATGAGCGTCCGAGAAAAGAAGGCCCTCATGCGCGCCTTCTCGCAGCGTCTCGGCTGCCTCGGCCTCATCGCCTGGCTCGTCCTCGCACCCCCTGCCGCCGCCCTGCGGATCGTCACCGAGGATTGGCCGCCCCTCAGCGGCGCGCACCGGGGCATCCCCGATGGCATGGTCGGCGCGATCGTCCAGGAGATCCAGGCCCGGCTGAAGGACCGCACCCCGGTCGAGCTCGTGCCCTGGGCCCGCGGGTACCAGACGGCCCTGCGCCTGCCGGACGTCATGCTCTTCCCCACCCTCCACTCCCCCGAGCGGGAAAAGCACCTCACCCTGATCGGGCCGGTGGCGAGCCTCGACAACGTCCTCTTCGCGCGGCGCGGCAGCCCGCTCGTCATTCGCAGCCTGGAGGACGCCAAGCGCGTCAAGCGGATCGCCACCCAGCGCGACACCAGCTACTTGAGCACCCTGCGCCAGCTCGGCTTCACCAACCTGGACATCTCCTCGTCCCCCCAGACCTCGGCGCGCAAGCTCCTGGCCGGGCGGGTGGAGCTGTGGAGCGACTCGAGCCTCACGGTGCCGCACCTGCTGCGCGAGATCGGCCACCGCCCGGACGAGGTCGAACGAAAGCTCTTGGTGAAGCGCCAGGATCTCTACCTGGCCTTCTCGCGCGGGACCCCGGCATCGACCATCCAGCGCTGGCTCGGCGCCCTGCGCGCCATGGAACAGGACGGAACCCTCGGGCGGATCCGGCGCCAGTGGGCGCCCCAGGCCATCCCCTCACGGAAGGTGGGACTCGTCGGCTTGCCGCCCGGAAGCCCCATGCCGGATTGA
- a CDS encoding ABC transporter substrate-binding protein — translation MRARIMGASILAAAAGLGLASPARALVIVTDEWPPLEFSAPGGPRGLSVEVVQEILARQHSKVPIQMVPWARGLHLLKTQPDVLLFSVSGTPERKRNFTLLGPLAEYQTVFYARKDRHREVRTVDDARKVKRVGVYAGTVFMDFLLKHGFKNLDVSATPKIAAHKLLVGRIDLWLDADFSMPWLLNEIGHRPTELAPRVVVDRTGVYLAFSRGTSAATVHAWHTTLQAMRRDGTLARIHRKWLPGKTPPSHIELTGLAPGSPMPTHAEALGGS, via the coding sequence ATGCGCGCAAGGATCATGGGGGCTTCGATTCTCGCCGCCGCCGCCGGCCTCGGCCTCGCGAGCCCGGCGCGGGCGCTCGTCATCGTCACCGACGAGTGGCCTCCGCTGGAGTTCTCGGCGCCCGGCGGCCCCCGCGGCCTGAGCGTGGAGGTGGTCCAGGAGATTCTCGCCCGCCAGCACTCCAAGGTCCCCATCCAGATGGTCCCATGGGCGCGAGGCCTTCACCTGCTCAAGACCCAGCCCGACGTTTTGCTCTTCAGCGTCAGCGGCACCCCCGAGCGCAAGCGGAACTTCACCCTCTTGGGCCCCCTCGCCGAGTACCAGACCGTGTTCTACGCCCGCAAGGATCGGCACCGCGAGGTGCGCACCGTGGACGACGCCCGCAAGGTGAAGCGCGTGGGCGTGTACGCGGGCACCGTCTTCATGGACTTCCTGCTCAAGCACGGCTTCAAGAACCTCGACGTCTCGGCCACCCCCAAGATCGCCGCCCACAAGCTCCTGGTCGGCCGGATCGACCTCTGGCTGGACGCCGATTTCAGCATGCCGTGGCTCTTAAACGAGATCGGCCACCGCCCGACGGAGCTGGCCCCCCGGGTCGTGGTCGACCGCACCGGCGTGTACCTGGCCTTCTCGCGCGGGACCTCCGCCGCGACCGTCCACGCCTGGCATACGACGCTCCAGGCCATGCGCCGCGACGGCACCCTGGCCCGGATCCACCGCAAGTGGCTGCCGGGCAAGACTCCGCCTTCGCACATCGAGCTCACCGGCCTTGCCCCCGGCAGCCCCATGCCGACGCACGCCGAAGCCCTTGGCGGATCATGA